The following are encoded in a window of Sphaerisporangium siamense genomic DNA:
- a CDS encoding DUF6355 family natural product biosynthesis protein gives MSKTSKARHMGRTNTARHTSGTDKSRHAGRTGTARWAALTLALSIATGLPAAGAAATAAAGDVAAGRAACGLYRDEDAAQYRNCSGAAEKIYVTYIWSSNQTYCVPAGAVKHLGRWNNVFRVYNQGGC, from the coding sequence ATGAGCAAGACCAGCAAGGCTCGGCACATGGGCAGGACGAACACGGCACGCCACACGAGCGGGACGGACAAGTCGCGCCACGCCGGCAGGACCGGCACGGCGCGATGGGCCGCGCTGACCCTGGCCCTTTCCATCGCGACCGGCCTGCCCGCCGCCGGCGCCGCGGCCACCGCGGCGGCCGGCGACGTCGCCGCCGGCAGGGCCGCCTGCGGCCTGTACCGCGACGAGGACGCCGCCCAGTACCGGAACTGCTCGGGCGCCGCCGAGAAGATCTACGTCACCTACATCTGGAGCTCCAACCAGACGTACTGCGTCCCCGCAGGCGCCGTGAAGCACCTCGGCCGCTGGAACAACGTCTTCCGGGTGTACAACCAGGGCGGCTGCTAG
- a CDS encoding glycoside hydrolase family 43 protein: MRSSRHPMLLAAALTAATLPVVPAEAAVRAGSVPAEATAPAASLPAAHIPPSAFLPAKATAPVAPVPAVATVRPVAAITADFPDPDVVRAGSTLYAYSTSGSAGTVPVASAPSATGPWTMRGDALPGKPSWAGEGGFWAPDVSRRADGRYLMYFTAPSAAAGRMCVGAALSPGPLGPFRPLGDGPLVCDAREGGDIDPASFVDADGKRYLLYKNDGNALTPHAPSIIWLQEVRADGVTFAGPRRELIRNDRPDEQGVIEAPVLVGRPDRYVLFYAGGSYTGDRYFTGYATSATLAGPFAKAGQPLMTTGGLGGAVQGPGGADVLGERIFFHGWAGKVRWMYTAELGWVNGKPVLR; encoded by the coding sequence ATGCGATCGTCTCGCCACCCCATGCTGCTCGCCGCCGCCCTGACCGCGGCCACCTTGCCCGTCGTTCCCGCCGAGGCCGCCGTGCGCGCCGGCTCCGTTCCCGCCGAGGCCACCGCGCCCGCAGCCTCCCTTCCCGCCGCACACATCCCGCCCAGCGCTTTCCTTCCGGCCAAGGCCACCGCACCGGTCGCCCCGGTGCCGGCCGTGGCGACGGTGCGACCCGTGGCCGCGATCACCGCCGACTTCCCGGACCCCGACGTGGTCCGCGCCGGGTCCACCTTGTACGCCTACTCCACCAGCGGCTCGGCGGGGACGGTTCCCGTCGCGAGCGCGCCGTCGGCCACCGGGCCGTGGACGATGCGCGGGGACGCCCTGCCCGGCAAGCCCTCCTGGGCGGGTGAGGGAGGATTCTGGGCGCCCGACGTGTCCCGGCGCGCGGACGGGCGGTATCTCATGTACTTCACCGCGCCCAGCGCCGCGGCCGGGCGGATGTGCGTCGGCGCCGCCCTCTCCCCCGGCCCGCTCGGCCCGTTCCGGCCGCTGGGCGACGGCCCGCTCGTCTGCGACGCTCGCGAGGGCGGCGACATCGACCCGGCGAGCTTCGTCGACGCCGACGGGAAGCGGTACCTGCTCTACAAGAACGACGGGAACGCGCTGACCCCTCACGCCCCTTCGATCATCTGGCTGCAGGAGGTGCGCGCCGACGGCGTGACCTTCGCCGGCCCGCGCCGGGAATTGATCCGCAACGACCGTCCCGACGAGCAGGGCGTGATCGAGGCGCCCGTCCTGGTGGGACGCCCCGACCGGTACGTGCTCTTCTACGCGGGTGGCTCCTACACCGGCGACCGCTACTTCACCGGCTACGCCACGTCCGCCACGCTCGCGGGTCCGTTCGCCAAGGCGGGGCAGCCGCTGATGACGACCGGCGGCCTCGGCGGAGCGGTTCAGGGCCCGGGCGGCGCCGACGTGCTCGGTGAGCGCATCTTCTTCCACGGCTGGGCGGGCAAGGTGCGCTGGATGTACACGGCAGAGCTGGGCTGGGTGAACGGCAAACCGGTCCTCCGGTAA
- a CDS encoding Re/Si-specific NAD(P)(+) transhydrogenase subunit alpha yields the protein MLIIGVLRESPPGEARVAATPASVVELVKLGYEVVVEQGAGLAASFSDDAYVKAGAVIGDALAADIVFTINPPPVERLDQLSRGAMLISMLNPRLDPNMVEDLSRRPITALAMDAVPRISRAQSLDVLSSMANIAGYRAVVEAAHVFGRFFTGQVTAAGKVPPAKVLVAGAGVAGLAAIGTAGNLGAIVRATDPRPEVADQVRSLGGEYLAIETADVEVSATGYAKEMSDDYNQRAARLYAQQATDVDIIITTALIPGKPAPRLITAEMVASMRPGSVIVDMAAANGGNVEGTVPGEAVVTGNGVTIIGYTDLVGRLPAQASQMHGTNLVNLMKLMTPDRDGRCVLDFEDVVQRSITVVRDGELTWPPPPVPVSATPAATKPSAAPSTAPPEPQEKRRAFGRWRWALVGSAALFAVTALAPAALRGHLTIFALAIVIGYYVIGHVHHALHTPLMSVTNAISGIIVVGALLQLGHGGNVVTALAFVAILVASINVFGGFAVTRRMLAMFSRS from the coding sequence GTGTTGATCATTGGTGTGCTCAGGGAGTCGCCCCCGGGCGAGGCTCGCGTGGCGGCGACGCCCGCGAGCGTTGTGGAACTGGTCAAACTGGGCTACGAGGTGGTGGTGGAGCAGGGTGCCGGTCTGGCCGCATCGTTCTCCGACGACGCGTACGTGAAGGCCGGCGCCGTCATCGGAGACGCGCTGGCGGCCGACATCGTGTTCACCATAAATCCGCCGCCGGTCGAGCGACTGGACCAACTGTCCAGAGGCGCCATGTTGATCAGCATGCTGAATCCGCGCCTTGACCCTAATATGGTCGAGGACCTTTCCCGGCGGCCGATCACGGCGCTGGCGATGGACGCCGTACCGCGGATCTCGCGGGCGCAATCGCTGGACGTCCTGTCATCGATGGCCAACATCGCCGGCTACCGCGCGGTCGTGGAGGCCGCGCACGTGTTCGGCCGGTTCTTCACCGGCCAGGTGACCGCGGCGGGCAAGGTCCCGCCGGCCAAGGTGCTCGTCGCCGGGGCGGGCGTCGCGGGCCTGGCGGCGATCGGTACCGCCGGCAACCTGGGCGCGATCGTGCGGGCGACGGACCCGCGGCCGGAGGTGGCCGATCAGGTCAGGTCGCTGGGCGGCGAGTACCTGGCCATCGAGACGGCGGACGTGGAGGTGTCCGCGACCGGCTACGCCAAGGAGATGTCGGACGACTACAACCAGCGCGCCGCGCGACTGTACGCCCAGCAGGCCACGGACGTCGACATCATCATCACCACGGCCCTCATCCCCGGCAAGCCGGCGCCGCGCCTGATCACCGCCGAGATGGTGGCGAGCATGAGACCGGGCAGCGTGATCGTCGACATGGCCGCGGCCAACGGGGGAAACGTCGAGGGCACCGTCCCGGGTGAGGCGGTGGTCACCGGCAACGGAGTGACGATCATCGGCTACACCGACCTGGTGGGGCGTCTGCCGGCGCAGGCGTCGCAGATGCACGGCACCAACCTGGTGAACCTGATGAAGCTGATGACACCGGACCGGGACGGCCGGTGCGTGCTCGATTTCGAGGACGTCGTGCAACGCTCGATCACCGTCGTACGCGACGGCGAGCTGACCTGGCCGCCCCCGCCGGTGCCGGTGTCCGCGACGCCCGCGGCGACGAAGCCCTCCGCCGCTCCTTCGACCGCCCCACCCGAACCGCAGGAGAAACGACGGGCCTTCGGGCGATGGCGGTGGGCGCTGGTCGGGTCGGCCGCGCTGTTCGCGGTCACGGCGCTGGCGCCGGCCGCCCTGCGGGGGCATCTCACGATCTTCGCACTGGCGATCGTCATCGGCTACTACGTGATCGGGCACGTGCACCACGCTCTGCACACACCGCTGATGTCGGTGACCAACGCGATCTCGGGGATCATCGTCGTCGGCGCCCTGCTGCAACTCGGGCACGGCGGCAACGTCGTGACCGCGTTGGCGTTCGTGGCGATCCTGGTCGCCAGCATCAACGTCTTCGGCGGCTTCGCGGTGACCCGCCGCATGCTCGCCATGTTCTCCAGGAGTTGA
- the pntB gene encoding Re/Si-specific NAD(P)(+) transhydrogenase subunit beta, which translates to MTIETVAQAAYIVAALLFILALAGLSKHETAKAGNTFGITGMALALAATTALAVNHDIGGPGLALLIVAVIIGAAIGLHRASRVEMTSMPELIALLHSLVGLAAVLVGWNGYLHVEADPGGAEAGLLLTQNMLGIHSAEVFIGVFIGAVTFTGSIVAYLKLSARIKSNPLMLPGKNILNLGALAAFVVLTAWFVIQPRLWPLIVVTAVALLLGWHLVASIGGGDMPVVVSMLNSYSGWAAAASGFLLENDLLIVTGALVGSSGAYLSYIMCKAMNRSFISVISGGFGIEAAAPAEDAQYGKHREVTAEEVAKLLATADSVVITPGYGMAVAQAQHGVAELTRKLREKGVNVRFGIHPVAGRLPGHMNVLLAEARVPYDIVLEMDEINDDFADTSVVLVIGANDTVNPAAMDDPGSPIAGMPVLKVWEADNVIVFKRSMASGYAGVQNPLFFRENSAMLFGDAKARVEDILRVL; encoded by the coding sequence GTGACCATCGAAACGGTGGCGCAGGCGGCGTACATCGTCGCCGCCCTGCTCTTCATCCTGGCGCTGGCCGGTCTGTCCAAGCACGAGACCGCCAAGGCGGGTAACACCTTCGGCATCACCGGCATGGCTCTGGCGCTGGCGGCGACCACCGCGCTCGCGGTGAATCACGACATCGGCGGCCCCGGCCTCGCCCTGCTGATCGTGGCGGTGATCATCGGCGCCGCGATCGGGCTGCACCGGGCGAGCAGGGTCGAGATGACCAGCATGCCCGAGCTGATCGCGCTGCTGCACAGTCTGGTGGGTCTCGCCGCCGTGCTCGTCGGCTGGAACGGGTACCTCCACGTGGAGGCCGACCCGGGCGGCGCCGAGGCCGGCCTGCTGCTCACCCAGAACATGCTCGGCATCCACAGCGCCGAGGTCTTCATCGGCGTGTTCATCGGCGCGGTGACCTTCACCGGCTCGATCGTGGCCTACCTGAAGCTGTCCGCCCGGATCAAGTCCAACCCGCTGATGCTGCCGGGCAAGAACATCCTCAACCTCGGTGCGCTCGCCGCGTTCGTCGTGCTCACGGCATGGTTCGTGATCCAGCCGCGACTCTGGCCGCTGATCGTCGTCACAGCGGTCGCCCTGCTTCTGGGGTGGCACCTGGTCGCCTCCATCGGCGGGGGCGACATGCCGGTGGTCGTGTCGATGCTCAACAGCTACTCCGGCTGGGCCGCGGCCGCCTCGGGGTTCCTGCTCGAAAACGATCTGCTCATCGTCACCGGCGCACTCGTCGGCTCCTCGGGCGCCTATCTGTCCTACATCATGTGCAAGGCGATGAACCGGTCCTTCATCTCCGTGATCAGCGGTGGTTTCGGCATCGAGGCCGCCGCGCCCGCCGAGGACGCCCAGTACGGCAAGCACCGCGAGGTCACGGCCGAGGAGGTCGCGAAGTTGCTCGCGACCGCCGACTCCGTCGTCATCACCCCCGGGTACGGCATGGCGGTCGCCCAGGCGCAGCACGGCGTCGCCGAGCTCACCCGCAAGCTGCGGGAGAAGGGCGTCAACGTCCGCTTCGGCATCCATCCCGTGGCAGGACGCCTCCCCGGACACATGAACGTGCTGCTCGCCGAGGCCAGGGTGCCCTACGACATCGTCCTGGAGATGGACGAGATCAACGACGATTTCGCGGACACCTCGGTCGTCCTGGTCATCGGGGCCAACGACACGGTCAATCCCGCGGCCATGGACGACCCGGGCAGCCCCATCGCCGGCATGCCCGTCCTCAAGGTGTGGGAGGCCGACAACGTGATCGTGTTCAAGCGCTCGATGGCCTCCGGCTACGCCGGCGTGCAGAATCCTCTGTTCTTCCGGGAGAACAGCGCGATGCTCTTCGGCGACGCGAAGGCCCGGGTGGAGGACATCCTCCGCGTTCTCTGA
- a CDS encoding PPOX class F420-dependent oxidoreductase: MSTAPLPDYLLAALARPNPCVISTVRPDGAPVSVATWYLWQDGKVLVNMDAGRKRLDHLRADPRVSLTVLDSDSWYRHISLQGRVVSMEDDPNMEDIDRLSVHYTGEPYPNRERPRITGWIEIDTWHSWGWPEADQD, from the coding sequence ATGTCCACCGCGCCCCTGCCCGACTACCTCCTCGCGGCTCTCGCCCGCCCGAATCCCTGTGTCATCAGCACCGTGCGCCCGGACGGCGCGCCGGTCTCCGTGGCCACCTGGTACTTGTGGCAGGACGGAAAGGTGCTGGTCAACATGGACGCCGGTCGTAAGCGTCTCGACCATCTGCGCGCCGATCCCCGGGTCTCGCTGACGGTGCTGGACTCCGACAGCTGGTACCGCCACATCAGCTTGCAGGGTCGTGTGGTGTCGATGGAGGACGACCCGAACATGGAGGACATCGACCGGTTGTCCGTCCACTACACCGGCGAGCCGTACCCGAACCGCGAACGGCCCCGGATCACCGGCTGGATCGAGATCGACACCTGGCACTCCTGGGGCTGGCCCGAGGCCGACCAGGACTAG
- a CDS encoding acyl-CoA dehydrogenase family protein, whose amino-acid sequence MTVPQRTLRPMAGREQDHVSPEEILARAQAAAPLLRERSEEIERGRRLPQDVVELLRATGVFRVGMPKEWGGPELTFAQQCEVIEALSYGDASAGWCAMIGMDTWIYAGYLDQAVVDEMLADPDAITAGLIFPVGRADRVPGGYRVTGRWPFGSGVTHADWVVGGCAVYRDGAREPGPGGAPTNWRLMLARAGEFQQVDTWHTTGLAGSGSMDYQVTDLFVPEERSFDFMSSRRSGPLAAPDAFLSDAPGVPLGVARAALDHVRALASGRADRATGTPWPDSYRVQTVIGQAEMEITAARYAVYGTLNDLWQRLEADIEPTPDQQVSTALARVNAFRTARSVVSRLADLVGTASIYRTSPLDRWLRDAHTMCQHILAQEQIVQSAGAHLLGGTPQAPFPLGLRT is encoded by the coding sequence ATGACCGTGCCGCAGAGGACGCTGCGCCCCATGGCGGGTCGCGAGCAGGACCACGTCTCGCCCGAGGAGATCCTGGCGCGCGCGCAGGCCGCGGCTCCTCTGCTGCGCGAACGCTCCGAGGAGATCGAGCGCGGCAGGCGCCTTCCCCAGGATGTCGTCGAGCTGCTGCGCGCCACGGGTGTCTTCCGCGTCGGCATGCCCAAGGAGTGGGGCGGGCCGGAGCTCACCTTCGCCCAGCAGTGCGAAGTCATCGAGGCCCTCTCCTACGGGGACGCGTCGGCGGGCTGGTGCGCCATGATCGGCATGGACACCTGGATCTACGCGGGCTACCTGGACCAGGCCGTCGTCGACGAGATGCTCGCCGACCCCGACGCGATCACCGCCGGTCTGATCTTCCCGGTGGGCCGCGCCGACCGGGTGCCGGGCGGGTACCGGGTCACCGGCCGCTGGCCCTTCGGCAGCGGCGTCACGCACGCCGACTGGGTCGTCGGAGGCTGCGCCGTGTACCGCGACGGCGCGCGGGAGCCGGGGCCCGGCGGCGCGCCGACGAACTGGCGCCTGATGCTGGCGCGCGCCGGCGAGTTCCAGCAGGTGGACACCTGGCACACCACCGGACTGGCCGGCAGCGGCAGCATGGACTACCAGGTCACCGACCTGTTCGTGCCGGAGGAGCGATCCTTCGACTTCATGAGTTCACGCAGGTCGGGTCCCCTGGCCGCGCCCGACGCCTTCCTGAGCGACGCGCCGGGCGTGCCGCTCGGAGTCGCGCGCGCGGCCCTGGATCACGTGCGTGCGCTGGCCTCCGGCCGTGCCGACAGGGCGACGGGCACGCCGTGGCCGGACAGTTACCGCGTGCAGACCGTCATCGGCCAGGCGGAGATGGAGATCACCGCGGCGCGCTACGCGGTCTACGGCACCCTGAACGACCTGTGGCAGCGGCTGGAAGCCGACATCGAGCCGACCCCCGACCAGCAGGTGTCCACCGCGCTGGCGCGGGTCAACGCCTTCAGGACGGCCCGGTCGGTCGTCTCCCGCCTCGCCGACCTCGTCGGAACGGCCTCCATCTACCGGACCTCTCCCCTGGACCGCTGGCTTCGCGACGCGCACACCATGTGCCAGCACATCCTCGCGCAGGAGCAGATCGTGCAGTCGGCGGGAGCTCACCTGCTCGGCGGAACCCCTCAGGCGCCTTTCCCGCTCGGGCTCAGGACGTGA
- a CDS encoding DivIVA domain-containing protein, with translation MPLTPADVRNKQFSTTRLRPGYDEEEVDAFLDEVEAELDRLIQENEELRAKLTECLRGKVPGGMGMSMAPAPVAEPKPEMMMPQPEPMKAPEPIRPEPVPVGMGMPPAEDNMDTAARVLALAQQTADQAIADARREADETVTRARREADEILGKARRQAEQIIGDARARAETLERDAQERHRQAMGSLVQTRDELERKVDELRSFEREYRSRLKLYLENQLAELNVSAEGSGAFPVVGAQMGGAPAMSHAGAPGGQPQIPGPQNNPFGPEPAQHSGAFQGVDGPHNDRR, from the coding sequence ATGCCGCTGACGCCCGCTGATGTGCGGAACAAGCAGTTCAGTACCACCCGGCTGAGGCCGGGGTACGACGAGGAAGAGGTCGACGCCTTCCTCGACGAAGTGGAAGCCGAGCTCGACCGCCTCATCCAGGAGAACGAGGAGCTTCGGGCGAAGCTGACCGAGTGCCTGCGGGGCAAGGTCCCCGGAGGCATGGGCATGAGCATGGCGCCCGCCCCCGTGGCCGAGCCCAAGCCCGAGATGATGATGCCCCAGCCGGAGCCCATGAAGGCCCCCGAGCCGATCAGGCCCGAGCCGGTCCCCGTCGGCATGGGAATGCCCCCCGCCGAGGACAACATGGACACCGCGGCCCGCGTGCTCGCCCTCGCGCAGCAGACCGCGGACCAGGCCATCGCCGACGCCCGCCGCGAGGCGGACGAGACCGTCACCCGCGCCCGCCGCGAGGCCGACGAGATCCTCGGCAAGGCCCGCCGCCAGGCCGAGCAGATCATCGGCGACGCCCGCGCCCGCGCCGAGACGCTGGAGCGCGACGCCCAGGAGCGCCACCGCCAGGCCATGGGCTCGCTGGTCCAGACCCGCGACGAGCTGGAGCGCAAGGTCGACGAGCTGCGCAGCTTCGAGCGCGAGTACCGCAGCAGGCTCAAGCTCTACCTCGAGAACCAGCTCGCCGAGCTGAACGTCTCCGCCGAGGGCAGCGGCGCCTTCCCCGTCGTCGGCGCACAGATGGGCGGCGCCCCCGCCATGTCCCACGCCGGCGCCCCCGGTGGCCAGCCCCAGATCCCCGGCCCCCAGAACAACCCGTTCGGTCCCGAGCCCGCACAGCACTCCGGCGCCTTCCAGGGAGTCGACGGCCCTCACAACGATCGCCGTTAA
- a CDS encoding YggT family protein, with translation MGVLKEIVVAILAIYLVLLIGRMIFETVQAFARSWHPRGVVLVLAEATYTVTDPPLKFLRRFIPPLRLGTVAFDLSFTVLFIVVLVMIQIVSAL, from the coding sequence GTGGGGGTTCTTAAAGAGATCGTGGTCGCGATCCTGGCGATCTATCTCGTGCTCTTGATCGGCAGAATGATCTTCGAGACGGTGCAGGCGTTCGCCCGTTCATGGCACCCGCGTGGTGTCGTCCTGGTGCTCGCCGAGGCCACGTACACCGTGACCGACCCGCCTCTCAAGTTCCTTCGCCGTTTCATTCCGCCCCTCCGGTTGGGTACGGTGGCCTTTGACCTAAGCTTCACAGTGCTGTTCATTGTGGTCTTGGTCATGATCCAGATCGTGTCCGCGCTTTGA
- a CDS encoding cell division protein SepF: protein MAGAMRKMAVYLGLVEDDRYPDYGTYAEDEDYPDEYVDRRRGDERGLGTPQDGPEETETPVPAPRAGAAVAERRTTDLARITTLHPRTYNEARTIGEHFREGTPVIMNLTEMVDSDAKRLVDFAAGLVFGLHGSIERVTNKVFLLSPANVEVTAEDKARIAERGFFNQS from the coding sequence ATGGCCGGCGCGATGCGCAAGATGGCGGTCTACCTCGGTCTCGTGGAGGACGACCGCTACCCGGATTATGGCACTTACGCCGAGGACGAGGACTACCCCGACGAGTACGTCGATCGGCGGCGCGGCGACGAGCGTGGGCTTGGAACGCCCCAAGACGGCCCGGAGGAGACCGAGACCCCCGTCCCGGCACCCCGGGCGGGGGCGGCGGTGGCCGAGCGCCGTACGACCGATCTGGCGCGGATCACCACGCTTCACCCCCGCACGTACAACGAGGCGCGTACCATCGGGGAGCACTTCCGTGAGGGCACGCCCGTCATCATGAACTTGACCGAAATGGTTGACAGTGACGCGAAGCGGCTAGTCGATTTCGCGGCAGGTCTGGTTTTTGGCCTACATGGAAGCATTGAACGTGTTACGAACAAGGTGTTCCTGTTGTCCCCAGCCAATGTCGAGGTGACCGCCGAGGACAAGGCCCGAATCGCGGAACGCGGGTTCTTCAATCAGAGCTAG
- a CDS encoding YggS family pyridoxal phosphate-dependent enzyme, which yields MNDTHTTRRDEIAAGLAEVERRIADACEAAGRARGEVTLVAITKTYPASDVRILAGLGVRDIGENRDQEAEPKAGDCADLPLTWHFVGQLQTNKARSVVSYADVIHSVDRERLVGALSREAVRAGRRLTCLVQVALGDEPGRGGVGPAGLAPLADAIAGAEGLVLGGVMAVAPLGADPAPAFARLRELSAALRADHPSATVVSAGMSGDLAEAIAYGATHVRVGTALLGRRKPFVR from the coding sequence GTGAACGACACCCACACGACGCGACGTGACGAGATCGCCGCGGGCCTCGCCGAGGTCGAGCGCCGCATCGCGGACGCCTGCGAGGCCGCGGGCCGCGCGCGCGGCGAGGTCACGCTCGTGGCGATCACCAAGACCTACCCCGCCTCCGACGTGCGCATCCTCGCCGGCCTCGGCGTCCGCGACATCGGTGAGAACCGCGACCAGGAGGCGGAGCCCAAGGCGGGCGACTGCGCGGACCTCCCGCTGACCTGGCACTTCGTCGGCCAGTTGCAGACCAACAAGGCCAGGTCCGTCGTCTCCTACGCCGATGTGATCCACTCGGTGGACCGGGAGCGCCTGGTCGGCGCGCTGTCCCGCGAGGCCGTCCGGGCCGGGCGCCGCCTCACCTGCCTGGTGCAGGTCGCCCTCGGCGACGAGCCCGGCAGGGGAGGGGTCGGCCCCGCGGGGCTCGCGCCGCTGGCGGACGCCATCGCCGGCGCGGAGGGGCTGGTCCTCGGCGGCGTCATGGCCGTGGCGCCGCTCGGCGCCGACCCCGCCCCGGCGTTCGCGCGGCTGCGCGAGCTGTCCGCCGCCCTGCGGGCGGACCACCCGTCCGCGACGGTCGTATCGGCCGGAATGAGCGGAGATCTGGCCGAGGCCATCGCCTACGGAGCGACACACGTGCGTGTCGGTACGGCGTTGCTCGGTCGCCGGAAGCCCTTCGTCAGGTAA
- the ftsZ gene encoding cell division protein FtsZ, protein MAAPQNYLAVIKVVGIGGGGVNAVNRMIEEGLKGVEFIAINTDAQALLMSDADVKLDVGRELTRGLGAGANPEVGRKAAEDHREEIEEVLKGADMVFVTAGEGGGTGTGGAPVVANIARSLGALTIGVVTRPFSFEGRRRAMQAEAGIETLRDEVDTLIVIPNDRLLSISDRQVSVLDAFKAADQVLLSGVQGITDLITTPGLINLDFADVKSVMSGAGSALMGIGHARGDDRSVAAAEMAVSSPLLEASIDGAHGVLLSIAGGSDLGLFEINEAAQLVSNAAALDANIIFGTVIDDALGDEVRVTVIAAGFDEPGAENQAAAQPVTRPQAAARPAPQTPPPAAPPARAAAPAPQPAPQPARAEPPRAERPAPVRPLPAPHAAPASTAPAHPAPAHPAPHPAPQAAPVAPAPEPVPAPEPAPAPAAAGPASFAREAAEAVPHAEPQGPVSIPRPAPEPPTPITSRVSEPARRRPVVFEEQEEELDVPDFLK, encoded by the coding sequence GTGGCAGCACCGCAGAACTACCTCGCGGTCATCAAGGTCGTCGGCATCGGCGGCGGCGGAGTGAACGCCGTGAACCGGATGATCGAGGAGGGACTCAAGGGCGTCGAGTTCATCGCCATCAACACCGACGCCCAGGCGCTGCTGATGAGTGACGCCGACGTCAAGCTGGACGTCGGGCGCGAGCTCACGCGGGGCCTCGGCGCGGGGGCCAACCCCGAGGTCGGACGCAAGGCCGCCGAGGACCACCGCGAAGAGATCGAAGAGGTCCTCAAGGGCGCCGACATGGTCTTCGTCACGGCCGGTGAGGGCGGCGGCACCGGCACCGGCGGCGCGCCCGTGGTGGCGAACATCGCCCGCTCGCTCGGCGCGCTCACCATCGGCGTCGTCACCCGGCCCTTCAGCTTCGAGGGCCGCCGCAGGGCCATGCAGGCCGAGGCCGGCATAGAGACCCTGCGCGACGAGGTCGACACGCTGATCGTCATCCCCAATGACCGCCTGCTGTCGATCTCCGACCGCCAGGTCAGCGTGCTGGACGCCTTCAAGGCGGCCGACCAGGTCCTGCTGTCCGGTGTCCAGGGCATCACCGACCTGATCACCACGCCCGGCCTGATCAACCTCGACTTCGCGGACGTCAAGTCGGTCATGTCCGGCGCCGGGTCGGCCCTCATGGGCATCGGCCACGCCCGCGGCGACGACCGCTCGGTGGCCGCGGCCGAGATGGCCGTCTCCAGCCCGCTGCTGGAGGCCAGCATCGACGGCGCCCACGGCGTGCTGCTGTCCATCGCCGGCGGCTCCGACCTCGGACTCTTCGAGATCAACGAAGCGGCCCAGCTCGTGTCCAACGCCGCGGCCTTGGACGCCAACATCATCTTCGGCACGGTGATCGACGACGCCCTCGGCGACGAGGTCCGGGTCACGGTGATCGCCGCCGGGTTCGACGAGCCCGGTGCGGAGAACCAGGCGGCCGCCCAGCCGGTGACGCGCCCGCAGGCGGCCGCGAGGCCCGCCCCGCAGACCCCGCCGCCGGCCGCGCCGCCGGCCCGCGCCGCCGCGCCGGCCCCGCAGCCGGCCCCACAGCCGGCCAGGGCCGAGCCGCCGCGCGCCGAGCGGCCCGCCCCGGTCCGCCCGCTGCCGGCCCCGCACGCCGCCCCGGCGAGCACGGCCCCGGCACACCCGGCTCCGGCGCACCCGGCCCCGCATCCGGCGCCGCAGGCGGCCCCGGTCGCGCCCGCGCCCGAGCCCGTCCCGGCCCCCGAGCCCGCCCCGGCTCCGGCCGCCGCCGGGCCCGCCTCCTTCGCGCGCGAGGCCGCCGAGGCGGTCCCGCACGCCGAGCCGCAGGGCCCGGTGTCGATCCCGAGGCCGGCGCCCGAGCCGCCCACCCCCATCACCTCCCGCGTCTCCGAGCCCGCCCGGCGCCGTCCGGTGGTCTTCGAGGAGCAGGAGGAGGAACTGGACGTCCCCGACTTCCTGAAGTGA
- a CDS encoding cell division protein FtsQ/DivIB, with amino-acid sequence MSRRARRTVLAALLTCGVVGAAAWLVFFSPVLGVRHVAVSGNAMVTDEEVRRAAAVRELTPMATVDLEAVRRAVAGMRRVESAAVERAWPDTLKIRVAERRPVAVVSWGGATAVVDRHAVVIETKGSAPFGLPTLQVPRFAVGDPATMAALKVAGGLPGDLTRMIRTVSATSAADVSLRLGDGRTIMWGGAERTRDKARIVLTLLERPAQRYDVSSPDVVTIK; translated from the coding sequence GTGAGCCGCCGGGCCCGGCGCACGGTCCTGGCCGCCCTGCTGACCTGCGGGGTGGTGGGGGCCGCCGCGTGGCTCGTGTTCTTCTCGCCGGTCCTCGGCGTGCGCCACGTCGCGGTGTCCGGCAACGCCATGGTCACCGACGAGGAGGTCAGGCGGGCCGCCGCGGTCCGCGAGCTGACGCCGATGGCCACCGTGGACCTGGAGGCCGTGCGGCGCGCGGTCGCGGGGATGCGCCGCGTGGAGTCGGCGGCCGTGGAGCGCGCCTGGCCGGACACCCTCAAGATCCGTGTGGCCGAGCGCAGGCCCGTCGCGGTCGTCTCCTGGGGCGGCGCGACGGCGGTCGTCGACCGGCACGCCGTGGTGATCGAGACCAAGGGCTCGGCGCCGTTCGGCCTGCCCACGCTCCAGGTGCCCCGCTTCGCCGTGGGCGACCCGGCCACCATGGCGGCGCTCAAGGTCGCCGGCGGGCTTCCCGGCGACCTGACCCGCATGATCAGGACCGTGAGCGCGACATCCGCCGCCGATGTCTCGCTCCGGCTCGGCGACGGCCGTACGATCATGTGGGGAGGGGCCGAGCGCACGCGCGACAAGGCGCGCATCGTGCTCACGCTGCTGGAACGCCCCGCCCAGCGGTACGACGTCAGCTCTCCGGACGTCGTGACGATCAAGTGA